In Nitrospira sp., a single genomic region encodes these proteins:
- a CDS encoding cobyrinate a,c-diamide synthase: MTHPRLVIAGTASGVGKTTVTLAILAALRQRGRRVQPFKAGPDFIDPGHHTAATGRASRNLDGWMLGAALNRQVFGRAAADADISIVEGMMGLFDGSSPVNEIGSTAELAKQLDAPVLLVIDGSAMARSAAAIVSGYAQFDTTLKVAGVLFNRVDSEGHYQLLKDTVEQHTNVVVVGYLRSDQAVTIADRHLGLVTAMEQGTGELYDRLAKAAADTIDLDRIEAMARSAGGMKDATSPSRSLQRRGKMGVRIGVARDQAFCFYYPENLELLEAEGAELVPFSPLTDHAIPDDVAMLYLGGGYPELHGTALAENITMRTSIREFAGRGGTIYAECGGMMYLTQAIRDFEGRPHEMVGLFPAEAVMRKPGLTLGYRTVELTRPCILGAAGLTVRGHEFHYSTVVSKGSLTHVCGLTDVRGESKGPDGLSIGNVVALYTHLHFSSQPQVAASLVASARGTQGGR, encoded by the coding sequence ATGACTCATCCGAGACTGGTCATTGCCGGCACGGCGAGTGGTGTCGGCAAGACGACGGTCACGTTGGCGATCCTGGCGGCTCTGCGACAGCGGGGCCGCAGGGTGCAGCCGTTCAAGGCCGGGCCTGATTTTATCGATCCCGGCCATCATACGGCGGCCACCGGTCGTGCCTCTCGCAACCTGGATGGCTGGATGCTGGGAGCGGCGCTCAATCGCCAAGTCTTTGGCCGGGCTGCAGCCGATGCGGATATCTCGATCGTCGAAGGGATGATGGGATTGTTCGACGGCAGTTCGCCGGTAAACGAGATCGGCAGCACGGCTGAACTGGCCAAGCAGTTGGATGCGCCCGTGTTGCTTGTCATCGACGGGAGCGCCATGGCGCGTTCCGCTGCGGCGATAGTGTCGGGGTACGCGCAGTTCGATACGACGTTGAAGGTCGCGGGTGTCTTGTTTAATCGGGTCGACAGCGAGGGACACTACCAGCTGCTCAAGGACACGGTCGAGCAGCACACGAACGTGGTGGTGGTCGGGTATTTGCGGTCGGATCAGGCCGTCACGATCGCCGATCGTCACCTCGGACTGGTGACCGCGATGGAGCAAGGCACCGGCGAACTATATGACCGACTGGCGAAGGCTGCTGCTGACACCATCGATCTGGATCGAATCGAGGCAATGGCTCGATCGGCCGGTGGGATGAAAGATGCTACCTCCCCGTCCCGCTCCTTACAAAGGAGGGGGAAGATGGGAGTTCGCATAGGTGTTGCGAGGGACCAGGCCTTTTGCTTCTACTATCCTGAGAATCTTGAACTGCTGGAAGCGGAGGGGGCCGAGCTGGTTCCATTTTCTCCACTGACAGACCACGCCATACCTGATGATGTGGCCATGCTGTATCTCGGTGGTGGCTATCCTGAGCTGCACGGCACGGCGTTGGCGGAAAATATCACCATGCGTACCTCCATTAGAGAATTTGCCGGGAGGGGTGGGACGATCTATGCGGAATGCGGCGGCATGATGTACCTCACGCAAGCCATTCGCGACTTCGAGGGGCGGCCCCATGAAATGGTCGGGTTGTTTCCTGCCGAAGCGGTGATGCGGAAGCCAGGCTTGACGCTGGGATACCGGACGGTGGAGCTTACCCGGCCCTGTATTCTTGGCGCAGCGGGCCTGACGGTGCGGGGCCACGAATTTCATTATTCGACAGTAGTTTCGAAAGGCTCGTTGACCCATGTCTGTGGGCTGACGGATGTTCGAGGAGAATCGAAGGGGCCGGATGGGCTATCGATCGGCAATGTGGTGGCGCTCTATACGCACCTTCATTTCTCCAGTCAGCCACAGGTCGCGGCGTCCTTGGTCGCGTCTGCTCGCGGAACGCAGGGAGGACGATGA
- a CDS encoding TonB-dependent receptor — translation MLLFIDRLIRCVCLLCFLIPIHSARAQQEVAMADQADIIETPEVVVSATKTPIPVTRVTSAVEVITAEDMKRQNLRSVIDALRLAQGVAAFSGGGPGTDVSVRIRGGGSAQTLVLIDGAIVNSATTGSYNFANLTTDNIERIEILRGAQSMLYGADAMGGVINITTKKGQGPPTVGAFLEYGSFATVREGGTVSGKQGIVDYSLALSRWDTSSFSAVNYRRGATERDSYRNWTGSARVGVDLPKDGRLDFNFRWTNSDVALDSVSATSPSDVFGSKSRSQDYIFSGSYQQPLTEWWSQKLTLSRAQEASLFLPGTLQRNLVTGAFSTPFGTPNETRVLSNRIEWQHDFRITEMLLLSGGYQFREQQGENDTGLTNRILSSNAGFAQAQVNLWDRLFGTAGVRYDSYNVFGNATTYRLTGGYYSKETDTKLRTSYSTGFRAPSMNELYFPNFGNPNLGPEKSQSMDVGVDQFFLSKSLKLSGGFFWNRYRNLIVTTNDPVFCAPFSTFGFCPQQLGDASTKGWEASLSYAYTSERQFLRGLTFQAQYTNTLTRDLDTAARLPRWPIDQWSMVIGYQPIEPMWVTVTGRYVGSRFNTTGNNQSLRAFDVWSLAATYDVTKQVQVYLRAENLFNEKYEEIASAGVPIRSIFGGVRVAFSAKP, via the coding sequence ATGTTGTTGTTCATCGATCGATTGATTCGGTGTGTCTGTCTCCTCTGCTTTCTCATCCCCATCCATTCGGCGCGCGCCCAGCAAGAAGTCGCCATGGCCGATCAGGCCGACATCATTGAGACCCCCGAGGTCGTTGTCAGCGCCACGAAGACGCCGATTCCGGTTACTCGGGTCACGAGTGCAGTTGAGGTGATCACGGCTGAGGATATGAAACGGCAGAATCTTCGAAGCGTGATCGATGCACTCCGTTTGGCTCAGGGCGTGGCGGCATTTTCCGGCGGCGGTCCGGGGACAGACGTGAGTGTCAGGATCCGGGGAGGCGGGTCAGCTCAAACGCTGGTGCTCATCGATGGAGCCATCGTCAATAGTGCAACGACTGGGAGCTACAATTTCGCCAACCTGACGACCGACAACATCGAGCGGATCGAGATTCTTCGAGGGGCGCAGAGCATGCTGTACGGAGCGGATGCGATGGGCGGCGTCATCAATATCACCACGAAGAAAGGGCAGGGGCCTCCGACCGTGGGCGCCTTCCTTGAATACGGTTCGTTTGCTACTGTGCGTGAAGGCGGGACGGTTTCAGGCAAGCAAGGGATTGTGGACTATAGCTTGGCGCTGTCTCGTTGGGATACCTCCAGCTTTTCCGCAGTCAATTACCGGCGGGGCGCCACGGAGCGGGATTCCTATCGAAACTGGACGGGCTCTGCTCGCGTGGGTGTGGATCTGCCGAAAGACGGGCGTCTTGATTTCAATTTCAGATGGACCAATTCCGATGTGGCACTTGACAGTGTTTCGGCGACGTCTCCGAGTGATGTGTTCGGATCGAAGAGTCGGAGCCAGGATTATATTTTTAGCGGAAGCTATCAGCAACCGTTGACGGAATGGTGGTCGCAGAAACTGACGCTCTCGCGGGCGCAGGAGGCGTCGCTGTTCTTGCCTGGTACGTTACAGCGAAACTTGGTCACGGGCGCATTCAGCACTCCCTTTGGCACGCCGAATGAGACGCGGGTGTTATCCAATCGGATCGAATGGCAGCACGATTTCCGTATCACCGAGATGCTTTTGCTCAGCGGGGGCTATCAGTTTCGGGAGCAGCAAGGTGAAAACGATACCGGTCTGACCAATCGGATTTTGAGTTCGAATGCGGGATTTGCCCAGGCTCAGGTCAATCTCTGGGATCGTCTCTTTGGGACGGCGGGCGTTCGTTACGACAGCTATAACGTGTTCGGCAATGCCACGACCTATCGATTGACCGGTGGCTACTATAGCAAGGAGACCGACACGAAACTCCGTACCAGCTATTCAACGGGTTTCCGTGCACCGAGCATGAATGAGTTGTACTTTCCTAATTTCGGTAATCCGAATCTCGGCCCGGAAAAGAGTCAGAGCATGGATGTGGGGGTCGATCAGTTCTTCCTTTCTAAGTCTCTCAAGCTCAGCGGAGGGTTTTTCTGGAACCGCTACCGCAATCTGATCGTGACGACCAACGACCCCGTGTTTTGTGCGCCGTTTAGTACGTTCGGGTTCTGTCCGCAGCAACTCGGTGACGCGTCGACGAAGGGGTGGGAGGCCAGTCTGTCATACGCCTATACCAGCGAGCGACAGTTTCTCCGGGGCCTCACTTTCCAGGCGCAGTATACGAATACTTTGACTCGAGATCTTGATACGGCGGCACGTCTCCCGCGATGGCCGATCGATCAATGGAGTATGGTGATCGGGTATCAACCCATCGAGCCGATGTGGGTCACCGTCACGGGCCGTTATGTAGGCTCGCGGTTTAACACCACAGGAAACAATCAAAGCCTCCGGGCGTTCGATGTCTGGTCGCTGGCGGCTACGTATGATGTGACGAAGCAGGTGCAGGTCTACCTCCGCGCGGAAAACCTCTTCAATGAAAAGTACGAGGAGATCGCCAGTGCCGGGGTTCCGATTCGCTCGATATTTGGCGGCGTGCGTGTCGCATTTAGTGCTAAACCATGA
- the cbiB gene encoding adenosylcobinamide-phosphate synthase CbiB, with amino-acid sequence MTGNELVLAAGLDLMIGDPRWLPHPVRGMGQVIGWYDHRVRGLCRSPLALRLAGVLLALGLPAAVYLVAWGMVAEAGAVAEWLGTAVTIVLASTTLAGRDLWDHAQAVKKPLQRGDIADARQAVAKIVGRDAEQLSESEVVRATVETVAESTADGVIAPLFFLVIGGPPLALAYKAVNTLDSMVGHRDERYIELGWASARLDDVMNWVPARLTAGLLVLAAGLVTRTPARIVDGWRVLCRDGHKHPSPNSGRPEAAMAGALDVRLGGTNYYDGVANERPILGDGRRILVSGDIARAAQLMAVGSVLGLVIGAGVLWRQ; translated from the coding sequence ATGACCGGGAATGAACTGGTGCTCGCGGCAGGCCTCGATCTGATGATAGGCGATCCCCGCTGGCTTCCGCATCCGGTTCGCGGGATGGGGCAGGTCATTGGATGGTACGACCACCGTGTAAGAGGACTGTGCCGGAGTCCCCTCGCGTTGCGTCTTGCAGGGGTGCTCCTCGCGTTAGGGCTGCCGGCGGCGGTCTATCTGGTGGCATGGGGGATGGTGGCGGAAGCCGGAGCCGTGGCGGAGTGGCTTGGGACTGCGGTGACGATCGTCCTGGCGTCAACGACGCTTGCCGGACGTGATCTGTGGGATCATGCGCAGGCCGTGAAGAAGCCGTTGCAGCGGGGAGATATTGCCGATGCGCGTCAGGCCGTGGCGAAAATTGTGGGGCGAGATGCAGAACAGCTGTCTGAATCTGAAGTCGTTCGTGCGACAGTCGAGACCGTGGCGGAGAGCACAGCGGATGGAGTGATCGCGCCGCTGTTCTTCCTTGTGATCGGCGGTCCGCCGCTAGCCTTGGCTTATAAGGCGGTGAATACGCTGGACTCCATGGTCGGTCATCGGGATGAACGGTATATCGAATTGGGCTGGGCGTCGGCCCGGCTGGACGATGTGATGAATTGGGTTCCGGCAAGACTCACCGCGGGATTGCTGGTCCTGGCTGCCGGCTTGGTGACACGGACACCTGCCCGAATAGTGGATGGCTGGCGAGTCTTGTGTCGGGACGGCCATAAGCATCCCAGTCCGAATAGTGGAAGACCAGAGGCGGCCATGGCTGGCGCATTGGATGTTCGGCTGGGCGGGACCAACTATTACGACGGGGTGGCGAATGAACGGCCGATCCTTGGCGATGGGCGTCGAATCTTGGTGTCAGGGGACATCGCGCGTGCGGCTCAGTTGATGGCGGTGGGGAGTGTCTTGGGCCTGGTGATCGGAGCGGGAGTCTTGTGGCGCCAGTAA
- the cobO gene encoding cob(I)yrinic acid a,c-diamide adenosyltransferase, with product MMTEQDEHKAKMERLKASVDRRIEAAQEEKGLLLIYTGAGKGKTTAALGMALRCIGHGMKVAVVQFIKGAIDTAEERALQSFGDRVTFLRMGEGYTWETQDRERDARFAQEAWKTVCGFLRDPSYAMVILDEFNIALQQDYVDVAEVVTALRARPPMQHVVLTGRGAKDVLIEEADLVTEMKQIKHPFRKGIKAQPGVEF from the coding sequence ATGATGACGGAGCAGGATGAACATAAAGCAAAGATGGAGCGACTCAAAGCCTCGGTCGATCGGCGCATTGAGGCGGCGCAAGAAGAGAAGGGGCTGCTGCTGATCTACACCGGCGCAGGGAAAGGCAAAACGACCGCTGCGCTCGGGATGGCTCTCCGATGTATCGGGCACGGGATGAAGGTGGCCGTGGTTCAATTCATCAAAGGGGCGATCGATACCGCGGAAGAGCGGGCGTTGCAATCGTTCGGCGATCGCGTCACGTTTCTTCGAATGGGTGAAGGCTATACCTGGGAAACGCAGGACCGTGAGCGAGATGCGAGATTCGCTCAAGAAGCCTGGAAGACCGTCTGTGGGTTCTTGCGGGATCCCTCCTATGCGATGGTCATTCTCGATGAGTTCAATATCGCGCTACAGCAGGACTATGTGGATGTGGCCGAGGTAGTGACCGCACTGCGTGCACGCCCTCCCATGCAGCATGTGGTGCTGACGGGGCGTGGGGCGAAGGACGTCTTGATAGAAGAAGCCGATCTGGTCACGGAGATGAAGCAGATCAAACATCCCTTTCGCAAAGGCATTAAGGCGCAGCCGGGGGTGGAGTTTTGA
- a CDS encoding adenosylcobinamide-GDP ribazoletransferase, which produces MGTLVRPFVFAWHFLTGIPLSHALHEPTAVELARSMAWYPVVGLLIGGGLVLADAGLSRVFDQAVVNVLLIVLAVIVTRGLHQDGLADTLDGLAGGKTPAARLPIMRDPRIGAIGATGLFLSLLLRYAGLMALPQAMRVPALLCMPAIGRWAMVALAWASPYARVEGGLAASFLTHLSWPHVVVATGVLAAGLGWACGLLSAAAILLGGSLVVCALWAGCRLWFGGITGDTLGATNEVIEILFLLLAPSLLLRS; this is translated from the coding sequence ATGGGAACGCTCGTTCGCCCTTTTGTATTCGCCTGGCACTTCCTGACGGGGATTCCGCTGAGCCATGCCTTGCACGAACCGACCGCTGTCGAACTCGCGAGGTCGATGGCCTGGTACCCGGTGGTTGGCTTGCTGATCGGCGGCGGATTGGTTCTTGCCGACGCGGGGTTGTCGAGGGTGTTCGACCAGGCGGTGGTGAACGTCTTGTTGATCGTCTTGGCGGTGATCGTGACGCGCGGATTGCATCAGGATGGGCTCGCTGACACGCTGGACGGATTGGCGGGAGGGAAGACACCCGCCGCACGGCTGCCGATCATGCGCGATCCCCGTATCGGCGCCATCGGTGCCACGGGCCTCTTCCTCTCATTGCTGCTGCGTTATGCGGGACTGATGGCACTGCCTCAGGCGATGCGAGTTCCTGCGCTCCTGTGTATGCCGGCCATCGGGCGGTGGGCGATGGTGGCCCTGGCCTGGGCCTCTCCCTATGCGCGCGTCGAAGGAGGATTGGCCGCTTCGTTCCTGACGCATCTTTCCTGGCCCCATGTCGTCGTCGCAACGGGGGTACTCGCCGCAGGGCTGGGCTGGGCGTGTGGATTGTTGAGCGCTGCGGCGATACTCCTGGGCGGATCACTGGTGGTGTGTGCGTTGTGGGCTGGGTGCCGCTTGTGGTTCGGCGGGATTACCGGAGATACATTGGGCGCGACGAACGAAGTGATTGAAATCCTGTTCCTGCTCTTGGCCCCGTCACTACTGTTACGTTCATGA
- a CDS encoding cob(I)yrinic acid a,c-diamide adenosyltransferase: protein MRITKVYTRTGDAGKTRLAGGQQVWKDSLRVEAYGTIDELNASIGVVRAMNADMLDEYSAAGILEEELRWVQNKLFDVGSILATAPGQTFKNMPQVTAKDVTRLEKLIDRCQKELKPLKEFILPGGGKVSSFLHQARTVCRRAERLCVALSKIEPVDSAIIKYVNRLSDTLFVLARWVAKTQGEPEFLWERDVAKKTE from the coding sequence ATGCGTATTACCAAAGTCTATACGAGGACAGGCGACGCGGGTAAAACGCGTCTTGCGGGAGGCCAGCAGGTCTGGAAAGACAGTCTGCGGGTCGAGGCCTATGGGACGATCGATGAGTTGAACGCGTCAATCGGAGTCGTGCGCGCGATGAATGCCGACATGCTCGACGAGTATTCAGCGGCGGGCATCCTCGAAGAAGAGCTACGTTGGGTGCAGAACAAGCTGTTCGATGTCGGGAGCATCTTGGCCACCGCGCCGGGCCAGACGTTTAAAAACATGCCGCAGGTGACGGCGAAGGATGTGACGCGGTTAGAGAAGCTGATCGATCGCTGTCAGAAGGAATTGAAGCCGCTGAAGGAGTTCATCCTGCCGGGCGGAGGAAAAGTCTCCAGCTTTCTGCATCAAGCTCGAACGGTGTGCCGACGGGCTGAGCGGCTCTGTGTGGCCCTGTCGAAAATCGAACCCGTCGATTCGGCGATTATTAAGTATGTGAATCGGCTGAGCGATACGTTGTTTGTGCTTGCGCGGTGGGTGGCCAAGACGCAGGGCGAGCCGGAATTCTTGTGGGAGCGGGATGTCGCCAAGAAAACGGAGTAG
- a CDS encoding iron ABC transporter permease, translating into MMPGSPQLLTSESPSLASNRLAGGTAGHRDEWRRAGTILTHRRWLGMMGALAAASVAVCILCLQFGATRVDLATLLSVMTQLLTAGNAEAAGGDTAATIMLHIRLPRVLMGFVVGGSLAAVGVTLQALLRNPLADPYVLGVSSGAALGAALAMLLGIGASMMLLPVLPLCGFAGGLLALLLIYRLAQSQGRLPVHSLLLAGVILNAILTALIMFITSIMEPNRSAGLMAWLMGSLTAPGYPALGVLVAYAVFVLALVMHKANALNVLTLGEETARSLGIETERIKKQLFVLTALLTGAVVSVSGMIGFVGMVVPHAVRLVVGSDHRLLLPASALVGGMFLVISDTLARTILAPAEIPVGIVTALAGGPFFLYLLLWRKDRML; encoded by the coding sequence ATGATGCCTGGATCTCCCCAACTGCTGACTTCCGAATCGCCCTCTCTCGCGTCGAACAGACTCGCTGGAGGGACTGCTGGTCATCGGGATGAGTGGCGGCGCGCGGGTACGATTCTGACGCACCGCCGGTGGTTGGGTATGATGGGGGCGTTGGCCGCGGCCAGCGTCGCAGTATGCATCCTATGCCTCCAGTTTGGCGCGACGCGTGTCGATCTCGCGACGCTGCTGTCCGTCATGACGCAGCTGTTGACGGCAGGGAATGCTGAAGCCGCCGGCGGGGATACCGCGGCCACCATCATGCTGCACATCCGGCTGCCGCGCGTGTTGATGGGGTTTGTCGTCGGGGGCAGCCTTGCCGCGGTGGGCGTGACCTTGCAGGCGTTGCTGAGAAATCCTTTGGCCGATCCCTATGTGCTCGGTGTCTCCAGCGGCGCTGCCTTAGGGGCGGCGCTGGCTATGCTCCTGGGCATCGGGGCCTCGATGATGTTGCTGCCCGTGCTTCCCCTGTGCGGTTTTGCCGGCGGGTTGCTGGCGCTGCTCCTGATCTATCGTTTGGCGCAGTCGCAGGGACGCTTGCCCGTGCATAGTCTCTTGCTGGCCGGCGTGATTCTGAACGCGATTCTCACCGCGCTGATCATGTTCATCACATCGATCATGGAACCGAACAGGTCCGCGGGCCTGATGGCCTGGCTGATGGGATCCCTCACGGCGCCCGGCTATCCGGCCTTGGGCGTGTTGGTCGCGTATGCGGTGTTCGTGTTGGCGCTTGTGATGCACAAGGCCAATGCGCTGAATGTGCTGACTCTGGGAGAAGAAACGGCTCGCTCCCTGGGGATTGAGACGGAGCGAATTAAGAAGCAGTTGTTCGTCCTGACGGCCTTGCTGACCGGAGCCGTGGTGTCAGTGAGCGGGATGATCGGATTTGTGGGGATGGTGGTGCCGCATGCGGTTCGCCTGGTGGTGGGGTCTGATCACCGGCTTTTGCTTCCTGCGTCGGCCTTGGTGGGCGGTATGTTTCTCGTCATCTCCGACACGCTGGCGCGGACCATCCTGGCGCCGGCTGAAATCCCCGTCGGGATCGTGACGGCGCTCGCGGGCGGTCCATTTTTTCTGTATCTCCTGCTCTGGCGCAAAGATCGGATGTTGTGA
- a CDS encoding bifunctional adenosylcobinamide kinase/adenosylcobinamide-phosphate guanylyltransferase: MSPRKRSSAIRSKAVSRILFVLGGSASGKSETALRLAGSKGPRAFVATGQGLDAEMSARIARHQASRAADWETAEVPLELAAWFAREGPRYRTIVLDCVTLWLSNLQGSGMREPLVLKRVAGLLEAMRKTKARVVIVSNELGLGLVPAEPTVRAFRDLAGRVNQLLAAGADEAHLVVSGIPLRLK; this comes from the coding sequence ATGTCGCCAAGAAAACGGAGTAGTGCCATTCGGTCGAAGGCGGTGAGCCGGATCCTCTTCGTGCTCGGTGGATCGGCCTCGGGGAAGAGTGAGACCGCCCTGCGGCTTGCCGGATCGAAGGGGCCGAGAGCGTTTGTCGCGACGGGGCAAGGGCTTGATGCCGAGATGTCGGCAAGGATTGCACGGCATCAGGCAAGCCGTGCCGCGGATTGGGAGACGGCAGAGGTGCCGCTCGAACTTGCCGCCTGGTTTGCTCGCGAGGGGCCGCGCTATCGGACGATTGTTCTGGATTGTGTGACGCTCTGGCTCAGCAACTTGCAGGGTTCCGGGATGAGAGAGCCACTGGTGCTCAAGCGAGTGGCCGGCTTGCTGGAGGCGATGCGGAAGACGAAGGCGAGGGTCGTGATCGTGAGTAACGAGCTGGGGCTGGGGCTGGTGCCGGCGGAGCCGACTGTGCGGGCCTTTCGAGATCTGGCCGGACGGGTGAATCAATTGCTTGCTGCAGGCGCCGATGAGGCGCACCTGGTCGTGAGCGGGATTCCGCTACGATTGAAATGA
- the cobT gene encoding nicotinate-nucleotide--dimethylbenzimidazole phosphoribosyltransferase — MSLQTVCDRIQSPDLHLLGKAQARLDRLTKPQGSLGRLEEVAARYVMLTGELKPAIPRGVVFTFAADHGVTTEGVSAYPREVTPQMVLNFLRGGAGVNVLARHAGVGVRVVDIGVDHDFGAVPDLISRKVMRGTRNLLVEPAMSRAEAEQSILVGADLATQAAREGIGLIGTGDMGIGNTTPSAAITAVMTGRPVSDVTGRGTGIDDAGHARKVAVIRQALDLHRPERTDALDVLAKVGGLEIGGLAGLILGAAAERVPVVLDGFIAGAAALIAVGLQPRCREYLIASHRSVERGHAAIFDHLGLKPLLDLDLRLGEGTGACLGMSLVCAAVKIYTEMATFGEAGVSEKA, encoded by the coding sequence ATGTCGCTCCAAACCGTCTGTGACCGGATCCAATCGCCTGATCTTCACCTGTTGGGGAAAGCCCAAGCGCGATTGGATAGGCTGACAAAACCTCAAGGCAGTTTGGGCCGATTGGAGGAAGTGGCCGCACGGTATGTGATGCTCACTGGGGAGCTGAAACCGGCGATCCCTCGAGGCGTGGTGTTTACGTTTGCAGCGGATCATGGCGTCACAACAGAAGGCGTGAGTGCCTATCCCAGAGAGGTCACCCCACAGATGGTGCTGAACTTTCTGCGTGGCGGGGCGGGTGTGAATGTGTTGGCCCGTCATGCCGGCGTGGGCGTGCGCGTGGTGGACATCGGCGTCGATCATGACTTTGGAGCCGTGCCTGATCTGATCTCGAGGAAAGTGATGCGGGGGACGCGCAATTTGCTCGTCGAGCCGGCGATGTCTCGCGCAGAAGCGGAGCAGTCCATCCTGGTTGGAGCGGACCTCGCGACGCAGGCGGCACGGGAAGGCATTGGCCTCATCGGTACCGGCGATATGGGCATCGGGAACACGACCCCGAGCGCGGCGATCACGGCGGTGATGACCGGACGGCCGGTTTCTGACGTGACCGGGCGAGGAACCGGAATCGACGATGCGGGGCATGCGAGGAAGGTGGCGGTGATCCGGCAGGCGCTCGATCTGCATCGTCCAGAGCGAACCGATGCGCTTGACGTGTTGGCCAAAGTGGGCGGGTTGGAAATCGGCGGGCTGGCCGGGTTGATCCTCGGTGCTGCGGCGGAGCGTGTGCCGGTGGTGTTAGATGGGTTCATTGCCGGAGCCGCGGCATTGATCGCCGTAGGACTTCAGCCTCGCTGCCGCGAGTATCTCATCGCGTCGCATCGTTCCGTTGAACGGGGGCATGCCGCGATCTTCGATCACCTCGGGCTGAAGCCGTTGCTGGATCTCGATTTGCGTCTCGGTGAAGGCACCGGCGCCTGTTTAGGCATGAGCCTGGTCTGTGCCGCCGTGAAAATCTATACAGAGATGGCGACATTCGGTGAGGCCGGCGTGTCGGAGAAAGCCTAG
- a CDS encoding ABC transporter ATP-binding protein encodes MPVACASGTAMQVDRVSFRYRTDQPGRPWTVEDLSFDVRAGEMLGIVGPNGSGKSSLLKLLAGLLQTSSGHIRLGDQSIGRMDPPLLARAIAVVPQEYVQVFPFTVAETVLMGRFPHRRGSWWGMGIGDESEHDLRQAHQAMVETDVVALAGRLVSDLSGGERQRVMIARALAQEPSVLLLDEPMAFLDINHQIEICALISRLQHERQLTVVLVSHDLNVASQSCDRIIMLKDGRIVRIGSPMETITPESLRAVYGCDVVVDAHPSSGRPRVTLPG; translated from the coding sequence GTGCCCGTCGCGTGCGCTTCAGGTACGGCCATGCAGGTCGACCGGGTCTCGTTTCGCTATCGGACCGATCAACCGGGGAGGCCCTGGACGGTCGAGGACCTCTCATTCGATGTGCGAGCGGGAGAAATGTTGGGCATTGTCGGACCCAACGGCTCGGGGAAGTCCTCGTTGCTCAAACTGTTGGCAGGGCTCTTACAGACAAGTTCAGGACACATTCGGCTCGGAGACCAGTCGATCGGACGGATGGATCCACCCCTCCTGGCGCGTGCCATTGCCGTGGTTCCGCAGGAATATGTGCAGGTATTTCCATTTACGGTGGCGGAAACCGTCCTCATGGGACGCTTCCCGCATCGCCGTGGGTCCTGGTGGGGGATGGGGATCGGTGATGAGTCTGAACATGATTTGCGGCAAGCGCATCAAGCGATGGTCGAGACGGATGTGGTGGCATTGGCCGGGCGCCTCGTGTCCGACCTCTCGGGTGGCGAGCGCCAGCGGGTGATGATTGCACGGGCATTGGCGCAGGAACCCAGCGTTCTTTTGCTGGATGAACCGATGGCTTTTCTCGACATCAACCACCAGATTGAGATTTGTGCGCTCATCAGCCGGCTGCAACATGAACGGCAGCTCACGGTCGTGCTGGTCTCGCATGATTTGAATGTCGCCAGTCAGTCGTGCGATCGGATCATCATGTTGAAGGATGGACGGATTGTTCGAATCGGTTCGCCCATGGAGACGATCACGCCGGAGAGCTTACGGGCGGTGTATGGCTGCGACGTCGTCGTCGATGCGCATCCGTCTAGCGGTCGCCCGCGCGTCACGCTGCCGGGTTGA